Proteins co-encoded in one Propionispora hippei DSM 15287 genomic window:
- a CDS encoding MazG-like family protein translates to MFSHETEILRKMRFIEWLKAELIANVGYLYQAMAKNSEQAIKEGLASLIILCYILARRLGISFGELDEIIMGKIGDNIRQEHEAERLFGDFTACQRYLQQRR, encoded by the coding sequence TTGTTTTCTCATGAAACGGAAATTCTGCGCAAAATGCGGTTTATAGAGTGGTTAAAAGCGGAGCTCATTGCCAATGTGGGCTATTTATACCAGGCGATGGCCAAGAACAGTGAACAGGCGATCAAGGAGGGGTTGGCATCCCTGATTATATTGTGCTATATCCTGGCCAGGCGGCTGGGTATTTCCTTTGGGGAACTGGATGAGATTATTATGGGAAAAATTGGGGATAATATACGGCAGGAACATGAGGCGGAGCGCTTATTCGGTGATTTTACCGCCTGTCAACGTTATCTGCAGCAGAGGAGATGA
- the rpsF gene encoding 30S ribosomal protein S6, giving the protein MRKYEVIFIVKPLEEEATNAVLAKFENLVTANGGNIEKIDRWGKKRLAYEVKDFTEGYYCIFYFTGEPAVVAELDRVMKITDEILKHMVIKEDE; this is encoded by the coding sequence GTGAGAAAGTACGAAGTCATATTCATTGTTAAGCCGTTGGAAGAAGAGGCGACAAACGCGGTGCTTGCCAAGTTTGAAAACCTTGTGACTGCAAATGGCGGAAACATTGAGAAGATTGATCGTTGGGGTAAAAAACGCTTGGCCTATGAAGTGAAAGACTTCACCGAGGGTTATTACTGCATCTTCTACTTCACTGGTGAACCGGCTGTTGTTGCCGAGCTTGACCGTGTGATGAAGATTACCGATGAGATCTTGAAACATATGGTTATTAAAGAAGACGAATAA
- a CDS encoding aminopeptidase, with protein MNRLRQNLLASLTDSEFPVRKIVLCYQRNRALAEAIAGLLPYSCLLVHSPSQLLTGPELAEVSHALELYQPAGPGYEGCLAQRAALRTQGCRILTLYDWEENYLADAFWGDVEYPALASLLAQTKAELERVEEFSITSELGTDIRFSVKGRRWLAEDGMCRSQALTQLPDGEIYTCPVEETLTGVLVVDGTVSRSWLPDEPQHLEFVQGRLVNCSPAMAAYLAPKAPDIYQIGEFALGFNTACRQVVRNISVDEKAAGTVHFALGDSYGLGRSKSRYHVDMVIRRPKIRTWPAIQLPYFMAD; from the coding sequence ATGAACAGATTGCGCCAAAATCTGCTGGCATCCCTGACGGACAGCGAGTTTCCGGTGAGAAAAATTGTCTTGTGCTATCAGAGAAACAGGGCGCTGGCGGAAGCTATCGCCGGCCTATTGCCCTATTCCTGCCTGCTCGTTCACAGCCCTAGCCAGCTGTTAACCGGACCGGAACTGGCCGAGGTCAGCCATGCGCTGGAACTCTATCAGCCGGCCGGACCGGGCTATGAGGGCTGTTTGGCGCAGCGTGCCGCGCTGCGGACTCAGGGCTGCCGGATTTTGACCCTTTATGATTGGGAGGAAAACTATCTGGCCGATGCCTTTTGGGGTGATGTCGAATATCCGGCGTTAGCGTCGTTGCTGGCGCAGACCAAGGCGGAACTAGAGCGGGTGGAGGAGTTTTCGATTACCTCCGAGCTGGGTACCGATATCCGCTTTTCGGTCAAGGGGCGGCGCTGGCTGGCCGAGGACGGTATGTGCCGCAGTCAGGCCCTAACCCAGCTGCCGGATGGAGAGATCTACACCTGCCCGGTGGAGGAAACCCTTACTGGTGTGCTGGTAGTCGACGGGACGGTAAGCCGTTCCTGGTTGCCTGACGAGCCGCAGCACCTTGAGTTTGTACAAGGCAGGCTGGTGAATTGCTCACCCGCTATGGCGGCTTACCTTGCCCCCAAGGCACCGGATATTTATCAGATCGGCGAATTTGCGCTGGGTTTTAATACCGCCTGCCGACAGGTGGTTCGTAATATTTCAGTCGATGAAAAAGCGGCAGGAACGGTGCATTTCGCCTTGGGCGACAGCTACGGGCTGGGCCGAAGTAAATCCAGGTATCATGTGGATATGGTCATTCGGCGGCCCAAAATCCGGACCTGGCCGGCGATACAACTGCCTTATTTTATGGCTGACTGA
- a CDS encoding single-stranded DNA-binding protein → MNKVILVGRLARDPEVRYTQNGKAVASFSIAVNRFGGGQGQEQTDFIPIVAWEKLAEICGNNLTKGRRVLVEGRLQIRSYDGNDGQKRRVAEVIAQNIEFLDSRQAGGNSGGGGSTNSFNDASSFGSDVFPEEEIPF, encoded by the coding sequence ATGAATAAGGTTATCTTAGTCGGTCGCTTGGCTCGTGATCCTGAGGTGCGCTACACGCAGAACGGTAAAGCGGTGGCTTCCTTTTCTATCGCGGTAAACCGCTTCGGCGGCGGACAAGGTCAAGAACAGACTGACTTTATTCCCATCGTTGCATGGGAAAAACTGGCCGAAATTTGTGGCAATAATCTTACCAAAGGGCGCCGTGTGCTGGTAGAGGGACGACTCCAAATCCGCTCCTATGACGGGAACGACGGACAGAAGCGGCGGGTAGCCGAAGTCATTGCCCAGAACATTGAGTTTCTGGACAGCCGTCAGGCCGGCGGCAATAGCGGTGGCGGCGGCAGCACCAATTCCTTCAATGACGCCAGCTCTTTTGGTAGTGATGTCTTCCCTGAAGAGGAAATACCATTTTAA
- the rpsR gene encoding 30S ribosomal protein S18: MKRERGRKPKKKVCSFCVDKVEAIDYKDVPKLRRYTTERGKILPRRISGNCAKHQRQLTVSIKRARNIALLPFTAE, encoded by the coding sequence GTGAAACGTGAAAGAGGCAGAAAACCTAAGAAAAAAGTTTGCAGCTTCTGCGTAGATAAAGTGGAAGCCATTGACTATAAAGACGTTCCGAAGTTACGCCGTTATACGACTGAACGCGGTAAAATCCTGCCGCGCCGTATTTCGGGCAACTGCGCCAAACATCAGCGTCAATTGACTGTATCCATTAAACGGGCAAGAAACATTGCTTTGTTGCCGTTTACAGCAGAATAA